The following coding sequences are from one uncultured Bacteroides sp. window:
- the buk gene encoding butyrate kinase, translated as MKILAINPGSTSTKIAVFNAEQVVFVSNIRHDVKELNYYERVIDQFDFRKSLVLQELEANNISFDFDAVIGRGGLLKPLQGGVYEVNDAMQRDTLRAMRSHACNLGALIAVDLASKIPDCRAFMADPGVVDELDDIARLTGSPLLPRISIFHALNHKAVARRYAKEKNCKYEDLNLIICHLGGGISVAAHRKGKAVDVNNALDGDGPFSPERAGTLPSGGLIDLCFSGQFTHEELKKRISGRAGLAAHLGTTDVAAIIKSIENGDEKANLVMEAMIYNVAKSIAALSIVFCGKIDAILLTGGIAHSDYVVSRLKKRITFLAPVVVYPGEDEMKALAASALGALTGELPIIEYS; from the coding sequence ATGAAGATACTAGCAATAAATCCAGGTTCTACTTCTACGAAAATTGCGGTTTTTAATGCGGAGCAGGTTGTATTTGTCAGTAATATACGGCATGATGTAAAGGAACTCAACTATTATGAACGTGTAATAGATCAGTTTGATTTTCGTAAATCGTTAGTTCTGCAAGAGTTGGAAGCAAATAATATTTCTTTTGATTTTGATGCTGTTATTGGGCGTGGAGGGCTTTTGAAACCTCTTCAGGGAGGTGTGTATGAGGTAAATGATGCGATGCAGAGAGATACACTTAGGGCAATGCGTTCTCATGCTTGCAATCTAGGTGCTTTAATTGCAGTAGATTTGGCATCTAAAATACCTGATTGTAGAGCTTTTATGGCTGATCCTGGAGTCGTAGATGAGCTAGATGATATTGCTCGACTTACAGGTTCTCCGTTATTACCTCGTATTTCGATATTTCACGCATTGAACCATAAAGCGGTGGCAAGGCGGTATGCAAAAGAGAAAAATTGTAAATATGAAGATCTAAATTTGATAATTTGCCATTTAGGTGGAGGGATCTCTGTTGCAGCTCATCGTAAAGGTAAAGCTGTTGATGTTAATAATGCCCTTGATGGGGACGGACCTTTCTCTCCCGAACGAGCGGGAACTCTTCCTTCGGGTGGATTGATTGATTTATGTTTTAGTGGACAATTTACTCATGAAGAATTAAAGAAACGTATTTCTGGTAGAGCGGGATTAGCTGCTCATTTGGGAACTACAGATGTAGCCGCCATAATAAAAAGTATAGAGAATGGCGATGAAAAAGCTAATCTGGTGATGGAAGCAATGATATATAATGTAGCTAAAAGTATAGCAGCATTGAGTATTGTTTTTTGTGGTAAAATAGACGCCATTTTGTTGACTGGAGGGATAGCTCACTCTGATTATGTTGTGTCACGTTTAAAAAAACGTATTACTTTTTTAGCTCCTGTTGTTGTTTATCCTGGAGAAGATGAAATGAAGGCTCTTGCAGCTAGTGCTTTGGGGGCTTTAACGGGAGAACTTCCGATTATTGAATATTCCTGA
- a CDS encoding phosphate acyltransferase, with protein sequence MKPIQNFSQLTDHLRTFEQRKRVVVVCPDDLNTEYALARAIEEGFAEFLLIGNSGVLAKYTRLAKYSEYVKVVHIEDPEKAAIEAVRIIHEKKADILMKGIINTDVLLRAILDKDKGLLPSGEILTHLAVMQIPSYHKLLFFSDAAVIPRPTLQQRIEMIWYAIHACHTFGIAQPRISLIHCTEKVSSKFPHSLDYVNIVELAEAGEFGDVIIDGPLDVLTSCERESAEIKGIASPIEGEADVLIFPNIETGNTFYKAMTLFAKADVAGILQGPIAPVVLTSRSDSGLSKYNSLAMACLASK encoded by the coding sequence ATGAAACCTATTCAGAATTTTAGTCAATTAACGGATCACTTGAGAACGTTTGAGCAGCGGAAAAGAGTCGTAGTGGTATGTCCGGATGATCTTAATACGGAATATGCATTGGCTCGTGCGATAGAAGAGGGGTTTGCTGAATTTTTACTGATAGGGAACTCAGGTGTTTTAGCGAAATATACTAGATTAGCGAAATATTCTGAATATGTAAAAGTGGTGCATATTGAAGATCCGGAGAAAGCAGCCATTGAGGCGGTGAGGATTATTCATGAGAAGAAAGCTGATATTTTGATGAAAGGAATTATTAATACTGATGTTTTGTTGCGTGCTATTCTTGATAAGGATAAAGGACTTCTTCCTTCGGGCGAAATTTTAACTCATCTTGCTGTTATGCAAATTCCTTCTTACCATAAATTATTATTCTTTTCAGATGCAGCAGTTATTCCGAGACCAACTCTTCAGCAGCGTATAGAAATGATTTGGTATGCTATACATGCATGCCACACGTTTGGTATTGCTCAGCCACGAATTTCGTTAATACACTGTACGGAGAAGGTTAGTTCAAAATTTCCTCATTCACTAGATTATGTTAATATTGTTGAGTTGGCAGAAGCAGGAGAATTTGGTGATGTAATAATAGATGGCCCGCTTGACGTACTTACCTCGTGCGAAAGAGAAAGTGCTGAAATTAAAGGTATTGCTTCTCCTATTGAAGGTGAAGCTGATGTACTTATTTTCCCAAATATTGAAACGGGAAATACGTTTTATAAGGCGATGACTTTATTTGCTAAAGCTGATGTTGCAGGTATATTGCAAGGTCCTATTGCTCCTGTTGTATTAACTTCAAGGAGCGATTCTGGATTGTCCAAATACAACAGCTTAGCAATGGCATGTCTTGCTTCTAAATAA
- a CDS encoding LD-carboxypeptidase, whose protein sequence is MSELIFPPYLQKKDKIVIISPSGKIDKKLLTGAQKRLSDWGFDASLSKHAAKSCGQYAGSIKQRLEDLQAAMDAKDVKAIFCSRGGYGTIHLIEKLDFTLFKKYPKWLIGFSDITVLHNLYQKENFASLHSLMARHLTIEPENDPCSLHLKNILEGNLPQYSCSPHKLNKEGKASGTLRGGNLSVFYGLRGTSYDIPPKNSILYIEDVSERPHAIERMMYNLKLGGVLKELSGLIIGQFTEYEEDNSLGKKLYEALADLVQEYNYPICFNFPVGHTTQNLPLINGAQVELIVNKKSVELKFKPNTPKE, encoded by the coding sequence ATGAGTGAGCTAATATTCCCTCCATATTTACAAAAAAAAGATAAAATAGTAATCATATCTCCCTCTGGTAAAATAGACAAAAAGCTGTTGACTGGTGCGCAAAAAAGACTAAGTGATTGGGGATTTGATGCATCACTAAGTAAACATGCCGCAAAATCATGCGGACAATATGCAGGAAGTATTAAACAACGCTTGGAAGATTTACAAGCAGCTATGGATGCCAAAGATGTAAAAGCAATATTCTGCAGTAGAGGAGGATATGGCACCATACACCTTATCGAGAAATTAGATTTCACTCTATTCAAGAAATATCCCAAATGGCTTATCGGATTCAGTGATATTACTGTTCTACACAATCTGTATCAAAAAGAAAATTTTGCCTCACTACATTCACTTATGGCGCGCCATCTTACTATTGAACCAGAAAATGATCCATGCTCTTTACATCTAAAGAATATTTTGGAAGGCAATTTACCACAATACTCTTGCTCCCCTCATAAATTAAACAAAGAAGGGAAAGCATCCGGCACGTTAAGAGGTGGGAATTTATCCGTTTTCTATGGACTCAGAGGAACTAGCTACGATATCCCTCCTAAAAATAGTATTCTATACATAGAGGATGTGAGTGAACGTCCTCACGCCATAGAAAGAATGATGTATAACCTCAAACTTGGAGGCGTTTTGAAAGAGCTCTCCGGACTTATTATCGGACAATTTACAGAATATGAAGAAGATAACTCTTTAGGAAAAAAGTTATATGAGGCTTTAGCAGATTTGGTGCAAGAGTACAATTATCCTATCTGTTTCAATTTCCCCGTTGGGCATACTACACAAAATCTCCCTCTAATTAATGGTGCTCAAGTAGAGCTTATTGTTAACAAAAAGAGTGTTGAACTGAAATTTAAACCCAATACTCCGAAAGAGTAA
- a CDS encoding M28 family peptidase — MKIIYTLLQTSLLLLTISACGTNNKSAGKTEEKTAKVIAPKFNADSAYQYVKAQVDFGPRVPNTSAHVACGNYLANKLTEFGATVTNQYAELISYDKKILKCRNIIGSYKPESKKRILLFSHWDSRPWADNDPNEKNHHTPILGADDGASGVGTLLEIARLINKKQPELGIDIIFFDAEDYGAPEFYQGEHKEEYWCLGTQYWAKNPHVQNYNARFGILLDMVGGKNATFYKEGYSLKYAKSVVKKVWKKAHELGYEKYFINEEGGFVTDDHYFVNKIARIPSIDIIPSDRKSESGGFAPYWHTLKDNMDIINKTTLKVVGQTILEVIYNEK, encoded by the coding sequence ATGAAAATTATCTATACGCTTCTACAAACAAGCCTGCTATTACTTACCATATCTGCTTGCGGAACAAATAATAAATCAGCGGGAAAGACGGAAGAAAAAACAGCTAAAGTTATAGCTCCGAAATTTAATGCTGACAGTGCTTACCAATATGTAAAAGCACAGGTTGATTTTGGACCACGTGTTCCTAACACATCTGCACATGTAGCCTGTGGGAATTACTTAGCTAATAAGCTAACAGAATTTGGTGCAACTGTGACCAACCAGTATGCCGAATTAATTAGTTACGACAAAAAGATACTAAAATGCCGCAACATAATAGGTTCATATAAACCTGAAAGTAAAAAACGAATTCTTCTCTTTTCTCATTGGGATTCTCGCCCATGGGCAGACAACGATCCTAATGAGAAAAACCACCACACTCCTATTTTGGGAGCAGACGATGGTGCAAGTGGCGTTGGAACATTACTTGAAATAGCACGTTTAATTAATAAGAAACAACCGGAATTAGGCATTGATATCATATTTTTTGATGCAGAAGATTATGGGGCTCCTGAATTTTATCAAGGAGAACATAAAGAGGAATATTGGTGTTTAGGCACTCAATATTGGGCAAAGAACCCACATGTTCAAAATTACAATGCCCGTTTTGGGATTTTATTGGACATGGTAGGTGGCAAAAATGCAACTTTTTATAAAGAAGGGTATTCCCTTAAATATGCTAAAAGTGTAGTCAAGAAAGTCTGGAAAAAAGCGCATGAACTAGGTTACGAAAAATATTTCATTAATGAAGAAGGAGGATTTGTAACCGATGATCATTATTTCGTTAATAAAATCGCCAGAATTCCAAGCATTGATATTATACCAAGTGATAGGAAAAGTGAATCTGGCGGATTCGCTCCATACTGGCACACATTGAAAGACAATATGGATATAATAAATAAAACTACATTGAAAGTGGTTGGTCAAACAATTTTAGAAGTAATTTATAACGAAAAATAA
- a CDS encoding SufE family protein, translating to MTINELQDEVIAEFNDFSDWMDKYQLLIDLGNEQKSLTEKDKTEQNLIEGCQSRVWLVADNIDGKLIFQAESDALIVKGIIALLIKIVSGHTPEEILNADLYFIEKIGLKEHLSPTRSNGLLAMVKQMRMYALAFKAKEGK from the coding sequence ATGACTATTAATGAGTTACAAGATGAAGTGATTGCAGAATTTAATGATTTTAGTGATTGGATGGATAAGTACCAATTATTAATTGATTTAGGTAATGAACAAAAATCTCTCACTGAAAAAGATAAAACCGAGCAAAATTTAATTGAGGGCTGCCAAAGTAGAGTTTGGCTTGTTGCTGATAATATTGACGGGAAATTAATATTTCAAGCAGAAAGTGATGCTCTCATTGTAAAAGGAATTATTGCTCTATTGATAAAAATAGTATCGGGACATACACCCGAAGAAATATTAAATGCAGATCTTTATTTTATCGAAAAAATAGGACTAAAAGAGCACTTGTCTCCGACACGCAGCAATGGACTTTTAGCCATGGTAAAGCAAATGAGAATGTATGCATTAGCATTTAAAGCAAAAGAGGGGAAATAA
- a CDS encoding helix-turn-helix transcriptional regulator has product MSIIVNLDIMMARRKISLGELAEKVDITPANLSILKTGKAKAIRFSTLEAICKVLDCQPGDLLEFKNDE; this is encoded by the coding sequence ATGTCTATAATAGTGAATTTGGATATAATGATGGCTAGGAGAAAAATCTCTTTAGGCGAACTAGCCGAAAAAGTGGATATAACTCCTGCTAATCTTTCTATATTAAAAACGGGGAAGGCTAAGGCGATTCGTTTCTCTACTCTTGAAGCTATTTGTAAGGTGCTTGATTGCCAACCGGGAGATTTGCTAGAATTTAAAAACGATGAATAG
- a CDS encoding DUF2975 domain-containing protein has translation MKRRLNILCLLVVLVLGYSVFDALYQFSEGFFTGIKIATSSHDKNQILSNPAMNMKMLALVPDDFATFSDSVYNEKTKTYVPALYDQLIVSVKTKPNLWEMLGSGLAGLFELIFAIISVVFFVKLIISINKSDIFNWKNVRRLRFLGGALILSFFCSVISICITNSELSEALSIPGYSLHLSELLSVLTLVLGIVSLLVGEVFAIGLRLQEEQDLTI, from the coding sequence ATGAAACGGAGATTGAATATACTTTGTTTATTGGTGGTTCTGGTTTTAGGCTATTCTGTTTTTGATGCGTTATATCAATTCTCGGAAGGCTTTTTTACAGGTATAAAAATAGCCACAAGTTCTCATGATAAAAATCAGATATTGAGTAATCCTGCCATGAACATGAAGATGCTTGCTTTAGTGCCTGACGATTTTGCTACGTTTTCAGATTCCGTGTATAATGAAAAAACGAAGACTTATGTCCCCGCATTATATGATCAGCTGATTGTAAGTGTAAAGACGAAACCTAATCTATGGGAAATGTTAGGAAGCGGACTTGCGGGCTTGTTTGAGCTCATTTTTGCTATTATATCGGTGGTCTTTTTTGTTAAGCTGATTATTTCTATTAATAAATCGGATATCTTTAATTGGAAAAACGTACGTCGTCTTCGTTTTTTGGGAGGTGCTCTTATTTTGAGTTTTTTCTGTTCGGTCATCTCTATATGCATAACGAATTCAGAATTGTCTGAAGCTCTCTCAATCCCTGGGTATTCGTTACATTTATCAGAGTTATTGTCTGTATTGACTTTAGTATTAGGTATTGTATCGCTTCTTGTTGGTGAGGTTTTTGCAATAGGTCTACGTTTGCAAGAGGAGCAAGATTTAACGATTTAA
- a CDS encoding type II CAAX endopeptidase family protein, producing MKTAIKLVLIYFVCQILGVFLAMIPAVLIVLLKHGDMAEINSLSLAPSMLIGFLLMFSYLYKTGYISKSKKTWSFVSLDYLLYSSIMALSAIFLIDYLMSFMSWLPDWMEDSFDALQAGSLGIICIALLGPILEELLFRGAVTKILLQKYTPTKAIFLSALIFGIFHLNPAQIVGAGLMGVILAWIYYKTASLIPCILMHVINNSLSVYLNIKYPDANYTEDILGSNYYIWLLLAGVLFLSTFLLMNKRIFASEWKENIMGNNDMN from the coding sequence ATGAAAACAGCCATAAAGCTTGTGCTTATTTATTTTGTCTGCCAAATTCTAGGTGTTTTTTTGGCAATGATTCCAGCCGTTCTTATTGTTCTTTTGAAACATGGAGATATGGCTGAAATCAATTCTCTATCTCTTGCTCCATCTATGTTGATTGGTTTTTTGCTCATGTTTTCCTATTTGTATAAAACGGGTTATATTAGTAAATCGAAAAAAACATGGTCTTTTGTTTCTCTGGATTATCTTCTCTATTCTTCAATAATGGCTCTTTCGGCTATTTTTTTAATAGATTATTTAATGTCTTTTATGTCTTGGCTTCCTGATTGGATGGAAGATTCTTTTGATGCATTACAAGCTGGTAGTTTAGGAATCATCTGCATAGCGCTATTGGGTCCTATCTTGGAAGAACTACTGTTTAGAGGAGCGGTAACAAAAATCTTATTGCAGAAATACACTCCTACTAAAGCTATTTTCTTGTCTGCTTTGATTTTTGGAATCTTTCATTTAAATCCGGCACAGATAGTAGGTGCGGGGCTTATGGGAGTTATATTGGCTTGGATATATTATAAAACAGCAAGTTTGATACCGTGTATTCTCATGCATGTAATTAATAATAGCTTGTCTGTTTATCTTAATATTAAATATCCCGATGCTAATTATACTGAAGATATTTTAGGCTCAAATTATTATATTTGGCTATTGCTAGCAGGCGTGTTGTTTTTGTCTACTTTTCTTTTAATGAATAAAAGAATATTTGCTAGTGAGTGGAAAGAGAATATAATGGGTAATAATGACATGAATTGA
- a CDS encoding bifunctional riboflavin kinase/FAD synthetase, translated as MQIIHSITDLCEPCVASIGFFDGVHAGHQFLINQVQNVALKKGLRSALITFPVHPRRVMNSDYRPDLLTTADEKIELLEQTGIDYCIMLDFTLEISHLTAYDFMKRILKEQYNVHTLLIGYDHRFGYNRSEGFDEYVLYGKTIGMDVVLAEACRMDGINISSSVIRNYLQEGLVDMAAKCLMYEYSIQGVVVGGYRVGRKIGFPTANLDVEEIEKIIPADGVYAVRVEVQGQFYAGMLNIGYRPTIDNGKNRSVEVHILHFDSDIYNCVIRLFFVKRIRLEMKFSNLDELIAQLHVDAAMVEDILG; from the coding sequence ATGCAGATAATTCATTCGATAACTGATCTTTGTGAACCATGTGTCGCTAGTATAGGCTTTTTTGATGGTGTGCATGCTGGACATCAATTTTTAATCAATCAGGTTCAGAATGTTGCTCTTAAAAAAGGATTGCGTTCGGCACTGATTACTTTCCCTGTACACCCTCGTAGGGTGATGAATTCTGACTATCGTCCAGATTTACTGACTACAGCTGATGAGAAAATTGAACTCTTAGAGCAAACGGGCATTGATTACTGTATTATGCTTGATTTTACTCTTGAAATTTCTCACTTAACTGCTTATGATTTTATGAAAAGGATTCTCAAAGAGCAGTATAACGTGCATACTTTACTTATTGGGTACGATCATCGTTTTGGATATAATCGCAGTGAAGGGTTTGATGAATATGTACTTTATGGCAAAACGATTGGAATGGATGTTGTGCTAGCTGAAGCATGTAGAATGGATGGTATAAATATCAGTTCATCTGTTATTCGTAATTATCTGCAAGAAGGCCTTGTTGATATGGCTGCTAAATGTTTGATGTACGAATATTCTATTCAAGGAGTTGTTGTTGGTGGATATAGAGTAGGGCGTAAGATCGGTTTCCCAACTGCCAACCTTGATGTTGAAGAGATTGAGAAAATAATACCTGCGGATGGAGTTTATGCTGTTCGGGTTGAAGTTCAGGGGCAGTTTTATGCTGGAATGCTGAACATAGGTTATCGTCCTACCATTGATAATGGGAAAAATCGTAGTGTTGAAGTTCATATTCTTCATTTTGATTCAGATATTTATAATTGTGTTATCCGACTATTTTTTGTGAAGCGTATACGTTTGGAGATGAAGTTCTCGAACTTGGATGAATTGATTGCTCAGCTTCACGTAGATGCTGCTATGGTAGAAGATATTCTAGGTTAA
- a CDS encoding HAD family phosphatase: MERGKIKNIIIDFGGVLIDLDRQRCIDNFKKIGFLNVDEFIDPYRQQGFFMDFEKGLTTASEFRNAVREQAGKLIVDKQIDAAWNSFLIGIPTFKLDLLLELRKNYVVYLLSNTNEIHWKWACKNSFSYKGFRVEDYFEKMFLSFELHKAKPEAEIFSTLIEETGILPEESFFIDDASANCLVAQSFGITTYTPKAGEDWSHLFK, from the coding sequence ATGGAAAGGGGAAAAATAAAAAATATTATTATTGATTTTGGAGGTGTATTGATAGATCTTGATAGACAACGCTGTATTGATAACTTTAAAAAAATAGGTTTTCTAAATGTTGATGAGTTTATTGATCCGTACCGTCAGCAAGGTTTTTTTATGGATTTTGAGAAAGGTTTGACCACTGCTTCAGAATTTCGCAATGCTGTAAGAGAACAGGCTGGAAAGCTAATTGTTGATAAGCAAATAGACGCTGCCTGGAATAGTTTTTTGATTGGGATTCCTACTTTTAAACTAGATCTTTTGCTTGAACTACGTAAAAATTATGTGGTTTATCTTCTTAGCAATACGAATGAAATACATTGGAAATGGGCTTGTAAAAATTCTTTTTCTTATAAGGGTTTTAGGGTTGAGGATTATTTTGAAAAAATGTTTTTATCATTTGAGCTTCATAAGGCTAAACCTGAGGCTGAGATATTTAGCACTTTGATTGAAGAGACAGGGATATTGCCAGAAGAGTCTTTTTTTATTGATGATGCTTCTGCTAATTGTCTTGTTGCACAATCTTTTGGTATAACTACTTATACTCCTAAAGCTGGAGAGGATTGGAGCCATCTTTTTAAATAA